One Festucalex cinctus isolate MCC-2025b chromosome 3, RoL_Fcin_1.0, whole genome shotgun sequence DNA window includes the following coding sequences:
- the svip gene encoding small VCP/p97-interacting protein isoform X1: MGMCLPCFGGAVDDAADSTDLETRRRHLAEAAEKRQKETSHRGVKNPEVLERKRKRQEEMAKQAMSRSAAGDGSGLRWQMG, encoded by the exons ATGGGGATGTGCTTACCTTGCTTTGGTGGGGCAGTTGACGACGCTGCTGACAGTACCGATCTT GAGACGAGGAGGCGACATTTGGCTGAGGCTGCagagaaaagacaaaaagag ACATcacacaggggtgtcaaaaaccCAGAAGTGCTTGAAAGGAAAAGAAAGAGGCAAGAAGAGATGGCGAAACAGGCGATGAGTAGGTCTGCGGCTGGCGACGGCAGCGGGTTGAGG TGGCAGATGGGCTGA
- the svip gene encoding small VCP/p97-interacting protein isoform X2, translating to MGMCLPCFGGAVDDAADSTDLETRRRHLAEAAEKRQKERSHLHTRKSHTKAALRHHTGVSKTQKCLKGKERGKKRWRNRR from the exons ATGGGGATGTGCTTACCTTGCTTTGGTGGGGCAGTTGACGACGCTGCTGACAGTACCGATCTT GAGACGAGGAGGCGACATTTGGCTGAGGCTGCagagaaaagacaaaaagag AGAAGCCACTTGCACACCCGTAAGAGCCACACAAAAGCTGCTCTAAG ACATcacacaggggtgtcaaaaaccCAGAAGTGCTTGAAAGGAAAAGAAAGAGGCAAGAAGAGATGGCGAAACAGGCGATGA